The Styela clava chromosome 2, kaStyClav1.hap1.2, whole genome shotgun sequence genome contains a region encoding:
- the LOC120335495 gene encoding uncharacterized protein LOC120335495, with protein MAGFCFVLNVLVAVLTVHLLIVGTPVYAEDVPCPDRCNLRQGYCTPLGQCRCFAGWEGKNCNQCTKAPGCVHGTCHQSWQCTCDAGWGGPKCDRDLKICERTQPCKNQATCINNGNGEYLCVCQKGFSGVNCEIYKPEGMPAIKPTTTKPTTTTRATTSTPKKCTNGGRCRITAMNGGCERCICQPGYVGKYCEINVNECLLRPCANGGKCFDLSNDFYCQCQRGFTGRYCDVDVNECEVSSDICFNGGQCKNSYGSYECICPKGFSGRRCGESDLLEVPGLRPVSPRIVSVTATVTETSESTTEKMTESTVKSPKIIKNPENEIKMTRITHELKISSVNGEYSASNNELLIRQEVERDSAATDSSAKAMQAMTFVFMGLAIVILAAILALVWMRCFRTQAGAGHEKVTRTRPADCETPTNPSVISSIDENVQNSRYETVTARTTTDVVLETSNDEMEFQIQPSYTSDPAETRYDARQSLPDCPSPPPPYAISAVEMRRSTTRPQSGYYVALPPTPQQSCQNISEIGCRKSLNTSYLMTSNDSAETSSLLEVDSPTLSHKIVV; from the exons ATGTTTTGCTGGATGGGAAGGCAAAAATTGCAATCAATGCACAAAAGCACCAGGATGCGTTCATGGAACTTGCCACCAGTCATGGCAATGCACCTGCGATGCGGGATGGGGAGGACCAAAATGCGATCGAG ATCTCAAAATATGCGAACGCACTCAACCTTGTAAGAACCAAGCAACATGCATCAACAATGGTAATGGCGAATATTTGTGCGTTTGCCAGAAAGGATTCTCTGGAGTTAATTGCGAAATCTACAAACCAGAAGGCATGCCAGCAATCAAACCAACCACAACTAAACCGACGACAACGACCCGGGCTACCACCTCAACTCCCAAAAAATGCACAAACGGAGGTCGGTGCAGAATAACGGCTATGAACGGAGGATGCGAAAG gTGCATATGTCAACCTGGTTACGTCggaaaatattgtgaaataaaTGTGAATGAATGCTTACTGCGGCCTTGTGCAAACGGTGGAAAATGCTTCGATCTTTCCAACGACTTCTACTGTCAATGTCAACGTGGATTCACTGGTCGTTACTGCGATGTAGACGTAAACGAGTGCGAGGTTTCTTCCGATATTTGCTTCAATGGGGGACAATGTAAAAATTCATACGGATCGTACGAATGCATCTGTCCGAAAGGCTTCTCTGGAAGGCGATGCGGTGAATCTGATTTACTTGAAGTTCCTGGCCTTCGACCGGTTTCGCCCAGAATTGTGTCTGTGACGGCCACTGTTACCGAAACTTCCGAATCTACAACAGAAAAAATGACAGAAAGTACGGTGAAATCTccgaaaattattaaaaatccagaaaatgaaataaagatgACACGCATCACACATGAATTGAAAATTAGCTCGGTTAACGGTGAATATTCCGCCTCAAACAACGAACTCCTCATCCGCCAAGAAGTGGAACGGGACTCTGCTGCTACTGATTCATCTGCAAAAGCGATGCAAGCCATGACTTTTGTATTCATGGGTTTGGCTATCGTGATATTAGCGGCTATATTGGCTTTAGTGTGGATGAGGTGCTTCAGAACACAAGCAGGAGCAGGCCACGAAAAGGTGACACGCACTAGACCAGCTGATTGTGAAACTCCAACCAACCCTTCCGTCATCTCATCTATTGATGAAAACGTACAAAATAGTAGATACGAAACAGTAACAGCTCGAACCACAACCGACGTGGTATTGGAAACATCAAACGATGAAATGGAATTTCAAATTCAACCTTCTTATACATCCGATCCAGCTGAAACTCGGTATGATGCTCGTCAGTCATTACCAGATTGTCCTTCACCACCACCACCGTATGCTATTAGCGCCGTTGAGATGCGTCGTTCAACAACAAGACCTCAATCAGGATATTATGTAGCACTCCCACCAACTCCACAGCAATCTTGTCAGAACATATCTGAAATAGGATGTCGAAAATCTCTTAACACGTCATATCTTATGACGTCAAATGATTCCGCTGAAACCTCATCATTACTGGAAGTAGACTCTCCAACATTATCGCACAAAATTGTCGTGTGA
- the LOC120336451 gene encoding putative N-acetylated-alpha-linked acidic dipeptidase, with translation MQPNHRIAIVAVSCAVFGIIIGVLIGWYSHPTSSAPAEPNPPTSDPEISKQIRDEIKAENIELYLKELTDEPHIAGRDVDEKILVDYIRGKWEDFGFDVEVHPYDVLLSYPDQEDSNLISVILDNGTELYKSQPSEKILDDSQISDKVVNPFNAYSATGDTEGHLVYVNYARIDDFLQLTRDLGVNPAGHVCISRYGRILEVPKVKIAQSYGCKGLILYSDPYDYTVPWSGVYPDDWFLPGTGAQRGNLQTLKGDPLTPQYPAIDTAWRMYENETTLPTILVTPIGYDDAVKYLERMGGDEVPEEWKGSLNITYRLGPGFVGELNNTGKIKMHITTKNERAITHNIFGYIRGEVEPDRYVLIGNHRDAWVFGAMDPSSGTAAQLEIGRSIGVAVKKGWRPRRTIVLCNWGAEEYGVIGSTEWVEEFQKLLSSRSVAYLNIDTAVQGNYTLRMGAGPHLNELIFNSAKFIETPHDSEIGDGRNTMYETWADRSPKDSADPNSLPLISTLGSGSDYMAFIQITGIPSVHIRYYYDTSIGIRSYPVYHSVYETFDLVKDIVDPDFRITKSVAQLTAEIAWRLIDNPVLPLNCVDYAARLWEDKDIFVQAYGQLMSDNGINLNEFDYALQNFSSAAEDMQTRVKNVNIANDIELRAINDQLMQLERAFIDMNGIGNRTNVRHVIYAPSLHDTYASSAFPGLVDSLFDIDSDPDPEKRWREVRRQYSILLFHIGSAASTLRDVVPVKGYSNY, from the exons ATGCAACCGAATCACAGGATTGCTATTGTTGCCGTTTCATGTGCTGTATTTGGAATAATTATTGGAGTTTTGATCGGCTGGTACAGCCATCCGACGTCTTCAGCTCCGGCTGAGCCAAATCCACCAACTTCAGATCCAGAAATTTCTAAACAAATACGAGATGAAATCAAGgctgaaaatattgaattatacCTAAA AGAACTAACCGACGAGCCGCATATTGCTGGTCGCGATGTCGATGAGAAAATATTAGTCGATTACATAAGGGGGAAATGGGAAGATTTTGGATTTGATGTCGAAGTTCATCCGTATGATGTTTTGTTATCTTATCCAGATCAGGAGGACTCAAATCTAATATCTGTCATACTAGACAATG GGACCGAACTATACAAATCTCAACCTAGCGAAAAGATCTTAGATGATTCTCAAATAAGTGACAAAGTCGTAAATCCATTCAATGCTTACTCTGCCACGGGTGATACAgag GGTCATCTAGTATATGTAAACTATGCAAGAATTGATGATTTTCTTCAACTTACTCGCGATTTAGGAGTAAACCCTGCAGGTCATGTTTGTATATCAAGATATGGGCGAATATTAGAGGTTCCAAAGGTAA AAATAGCACAAAGCTACGGCTGCAAGGGATTGATTTTGTACTCTGACCCATATGACTATACAGTTCCGTGGTCTGGTGTTTATCCGGATGATTGGTTTCTACCCGGCACAGGAGCACAAAGGGGAAACCTTCAGACATTGAAAGGTGATCCACTGACTCCACAATATCCCGCTATAG ATACAGCCTGGAGAATGTACGAGAATGAAACAACACTTCCAACTATTCTTGTTACTCCTATTGGTTATGACGATGCTGTAAAGTACTTGGAGCGAATGGGAGGAGACGAAGTGCCAGAAGAATGGAAGGGGAGTCTGAATATAACTTACCGTCTTGGACCTGGTTTTGTCGGCGAGTTGAATAATACTGG AAAAATCAAGATGCATATAACGACGAAAAACGAAAGAGCTATAACACACAATATATTTGGTTACATACGTGGAGAGGTAGAGCCAG ATCGTTACGTCTTGATTGGGAATCACAGAGATGCTTGGGTTTTTGGAGCGATGGATCCATCATCTGGCACTGCAGCTCAACTGGAAATTGGCCGTTCTATTGGGGTAGCTGTTAAAAAGGGTTGGAGACCACGAAGAACAATTGTGTTATGTAACTGGGGTGCGGAAGAATACGGAGTTATAGGCTCTACAGAATGGGTGGAA GAGTTTCAAAAACTACTCTCATCCAGGAGCGTCGCGTATTTGAATATTGACACCGCAGTGCAAGGAAATTATACGTTGAGGATGGGAGCAGGCCCGCATCTCAATGAATTGATATTTAATTCAGCAAAGTTTATTGAGACACCCCACGACAGCGAAATTGGTGATGGTCGTAACACAATGTACGAAACTTGGGCGGATCGCAGCCCTAAAGACTCTGCAGACCCGAACAGTCTTCCATT AATATCAACGCTTGGATCTGGGAGCGACTACATGGCCTTCATACAAATTACCGGAATACCATCAGTGCATATTCGTTATTACTACGATACA TCAATTGGAATTCGATCATATCCTGTTTACCACTCAGTGTATGAAACATTTGACCTCGTGAAGGATATCGTAGATCCAGACTTCAGAATCACGAAATCAGTTGCTCAGCTGACTGCTGAAATTGCTTGGAGACTCATTGACAATCCTGTCTTACCTCTAAATTGCGTGGATTACGCTGCTAGATTATGGGAAGACAAAGATATTTTTGTGCAGGCTTATGGACAATTGATGTCAGATAACGGGATCAATTTAA ATGAATTTGATTACGCACTGCAAAATTTTTCATCTGCTGCAGAAGACATGCAAACAAGGGTAAAAAACGTGAATATCGCAAA TGATATCGAACTCCGAGCTATAAATGATCAGTTGATGCAGCTGGAACGAGCATTTATTGATATGAATGGAATAGGAAACAGAACTAATGTGAG GCATGTGATATACGCACCGAGTCTGCACGATACATACGCAAGTTCTGCGTTTCCGGGTTTGGTTGATTCATTGTTTGATATTGATTCCGATCCCGACCCAGAAAAAAGATGGAGAGAG GTTAGACGCCAATACTCCATTCTTCTCTTCCATATCGGTTCAGCTGCCTCCACATTGAGGGACGTCGTTCCGGTCAAAGGATATTCAAATTATTAA
- the LOC120336294 gene encoding interleukin-17A-like yields MKAHQVSGIFILFFLANCQRCFSRRIYDAEAQFLSSEHLDESADFPSYREIRRQSADCPSIIDSPRHCPYVRGYSGTNDQENLSGSSISPWTTKIDIDPLRSPQAFPVVCCACTHCVDMSGSEPKILREHYSEKVYVKKEVRRAEDGFRPRYIKVAVGCTCVNRPFAGHRM; encoded by the exons ATGAAG GCACATCAAGTCAGCGGtatatttatactttttttCCTTGCAAATTGTCAAAGATGTTTTTCACGTCGAATTTATGATGCAGAAGCTCAATTTCTATCCAG CGAACATCTAGATGAATCAGCTGATTTCCCAAGCTACAGAGAAATAAGAAGACAGTCG GCTGATTGTCCATCAATCATTGACTCGCCAAGACATTGTCCATACGTCAGAGGATACTCTGGAACGAATGATCAAGAAAATCTATCAGGAAGTAGCATTTCTCCTTGGACAACAAA AATTGACATTGATCCTTTACGCTCACCCCAGGCTTTTCCAGTAGTGTGTTGTGCATGCACCCACTGCGTTGACATGTCTGGTTCCGAGCCTAAAATCCTGCGAGAACATTACAGTGAGAAAGTCTACGTGAAAAAGGAAGTAAGAAGAGCAGAGGATGGATTTCGACCTCGTTATATCAAAGTAGCCGTCGGATGCACCTGTGTAAACAGACCCTTTGCTGGACATCGAATGTAA